The sequence ATCCGATCAGCAAAATAGTCAGGAGTTAGCGTGGAAAGAAGTGTTTTTTATATTTCTGATGGTACGGCAATTACTGCGGAAGTGCTGGGTCATGCCGTCCTATCGCAATTTCCGGTTAAAGCCACCACCTTTACACTGCCATTTGTTGAAAGTGCCGCGCGGGCGCAAGAAGTTTGCCAAAAGATTAATCAAATCTATCAGGAGACTGGGGTCAGGCCGCTGGTGTTTTATTCGATCATCAGCCCCGAAGTGCGGGAACTGATTCAGCACAGTGAAGGGTTCTGCCAAGATATTGTCCAAGCGCTGGTTGCGCCACTTCAGGGTGAACTTGGGGTGTCACCGCAACCGGTACTCAATCGCACCCACGGCTTAACCGAAAGTAATCTGGGCAAATACGATGCGCGTATTGCCGCCATCGATTATGCGCTGGCCCATGATGACGGTATTTCACTGCGTAATCTGGATCAGGCACAGGTGATTTTATTGGGCGTTTCCCGCTGTGGTAAAACCCCCACCAGCCTCTATTTAGCTATGCAGTTTGGCATTCGAGCCGCCAATTACCCCTTTATCGCCGATGATATGGATAATTTGCAGCTTCCCGCGGCGCTGAAACCCTTTCAGCACAAACTTTTTGGCTTGACCATTAACCCTGAGCGACTGGCCGCCATTCGTGAAGAGCGGCGAGAGAATAGCCGCTATGCTTCACTGCGCCAATGCCGGATGGAGGTAGGCGAAGTGGAGGCACTATTTCGCAAAAATCAGATTCGCTATCTGAACTCCACCAACTACTCCGTTGAGGAGATCTCCACCAAAATTCTGGATATTTTGGGCATGAGTCGCCGGATGTTCTAATCAGACCCTTGCCAGACTTATCGTTTGCAATTTATTTAATCAAAATTTGTATAAATCACGGCGATGGCGGTTGAATTCATTTAGTTTTGGTTTATTGTGATCGCCATCACTCCCCGGTATTCCTGCCGCAGAGAAGAACGGATTTAGAGAATTTCCATGCATAAAACAGATGAACTGCGGACTGCGCGCATCGACAGCTTAATCACGCCACAACAACTGGCGGAGAAGTTGCCGATTTCAGAGGCCATTGCCGATAACGTGACAGCGTCACGTAAACGGATTGAGAAGATACTCACCGGTGAAGACCCGCGTCTACTGGTGGTGGTCGGCCCCTGTTCAATTCATGACCTTGATGCCGCGATTGATTACGCCACTCGCCTTAATGTATTGCGAGCGCGCTATCAAGACCGCCTCGAAATCGTCATGCGCACTTATTTCGAAAAGCCGCGCACTGTCGTCGGCTGGAAGGGGCTGATCTCCGATCCCGCTCTTGATGGCTCCTGTCAGGTCAATCTGGGCATTGAGATGGCGCGCAGATTGCTGTTGTCAGTCAATGAGTTAGGGCTACCGACCGCCACTGAATTCCTTGATATGGTGACCGGCCAGTATATTGCCGACCTGATCAGTTGGGGCGCGATTGGCGCACGAACCACCGAAAGCCAGATTCATCGCGAAATGGCCTCAGCCCTCTCTTGCCCGGTCGGGTTCAAAAATGGCACTGATGGCAATACCCGCATTGCCATTGATGCGATTCGTGCCGCACAAGCCAGCCATATGTTTCTATCGCCAGATAAGCATGGCCAGATGACGATTTACCAGACCAGCGGTAACCCACACGGCCACATCATCATGCGCGGCGGGAAAACACCTAACTATGGCGCGGCCGACATCGCCGCAGCCTGTGACAGCCTGCGTGAGTTTGATCTCCCCGAACATCTGGTGGTGGATTTCAGCCACGGCAATTGCCAAAAAATGCATCGCCGCCAGCTTGAAGTGGCCGCCGATATTGGTCAGCAGATCCGCGCTGGCTCGACCGCTATTGTCGGTGTGATGGCGGAAAGCTTCCTGATTGAAGGGACACAGAAAATTGTTGCGGGTCAACCTCTGACTTATGGGCAATCCATTACTGACCCTTGTCTAAATTGGGCCGACACTGAGCAATTATTAAGCTTATTGGCCGATGCGGTCAGTAGCCGCTTTTAATTAGCACTGTGGCGTTAAATAGCATACTGAACTTTAAGTGGCATAGTGATAGAGCAGAATTCAGCTTCGCAGGCAAATCCCCTCAAGTTGATTCTGTTCTATCACTGAATTCTATGATCAACAGCCCGCCATTCAGCATAACCCTACCTGCACGTATCAATCACTCATGCACTATTAACAGACTGAATTAATTAATAAAAAATAAGGTCATGTCATACCAATTAATCACTCTTGTTATTGAACTCAGTCCTCAATGAGGATGATAATCACCACCAAATTGATGTACAGCTAACTTTAAGAACACTTTCCATGTCCAATGCCATCTATCCTTTCCAAGCGACCAACAGCACCACAGATGATCCCTCTGCGCTTTTACCTCTCTCATGCATCAACAGCGAACAGCTACTCGGTCAGCATGATGTGGTGACCATCAATCATCAAGGACAGCTCTACTATTTACGCCAAACCAAAGCAGGAAAACTGATACTGACTAAATAATTTTGAGTCGTCAGAATCCTATTTCCACCCATGACCACTATGCCAGCCACCGAATAGTTAACACTGAGGCAGCCAGCAATCCTTTGATTATGTTTAATAACATAGGGAGAGTTGCTTATGTCTCGTTTCTTTCGTTTGTCTTCATCCAGTCTAGCAATCACTTTGGCGTTATCGCCCCTCGCCACTGCCCGTCCGGCTGCCGAGAGTCAAAACGACACTCTTGTCGTGACGACTCAGCGCCCTGCAACAGACAGTTTTAGTACCCCCGGAACCCTCACCGTCATTGATGCATCATTACCCCAAAAACAAACTGCGACCACTGCCGCAGAGATGCTGCAAAGTCTCCCCGGTGTCAACGTAACGGGTGCTGGCCGCACCAACGGGCAGAATGTCAACATCCGAGGTTATGACCAATATGGTGTGCTGGTATTAATGGATGGTATCCGTCAGGGAATTAGTGGCACCAATATCAACGGGACTTTCATTGATCCGGCATTAGTTAAACAGGTCAGCGTCATTCGCAGCCCATCAACCTCACTGTTCGGTAGCGGTGCCATGGGAGGTGTGATTGCTTTCCAAACAGTGGATGCGGCCGATTTGTTAGCTGAAGATCAAGATCTGGGTTTCCGTATCAGCAACTATAGTGCTAGCGCATATCAGAGTCAGGGGGCCGCTGTGTCTGTTTTTGGCCGAACCGATAATCTGGACGGCCTTATTGCCCTGAGTAAACGTAAGGTCGGAGATATACGCCAAAGTAATGGTTATGATGCACCCAATGATGAGGATGTGAATAACCTGCTGCTCAAAGGCACTGCCTACCTTGCTGAGGGTCAGTCAGTCACCACGGGCCTGCGCTATTACAACAACCGCGCGCAGCAACCTAAAATGGCTAATCAGAGTCAACCCAATCCACGAATGAACCCCATGATGGAGCGGTTAACACGGCAACGCGATGCCGATCTGACCTACCGACTGCAACCGCAACACCTCGATTGGCTGGATTTCACCACCAAAGTCTACTATTCCGAGATAAATATCAGCGATCACGTGAGTGCTCGAGATTATGGCAACCGCAAGCAAGCCACGGCGGGGATAAAACTGGAGAACCGAAGCGCGCTATTTACCGACAGTCCAGCAGCGCATTTACTCACTTACGGAGCAGAGAGCTACCACCAGCAACAGGCCCCACAGGGCTTAGTGGGTAGCTTCCCGCCAGCCAAAGTCGGGTTTGCATCCGGTTGGTTGCAAGATGAAATCACCTTGCGCCACCTGCCGGTGACCCTACTGGCGGGAACCCGTTTCGACCGTTATAACAACAGCCGAGTGGGATTTGCTGATCGAGAGGCAAAAAAATGGTCAACGCGGGGAGCGGTGACCGTTAATCCGACAGATTGGTTCTTGCTGTTTGGGGCCTACAGTCAGGCATTCCGTACCCCCACGTTAGCGGAGTTTTATAACAATTCAAATCACTTTTGGACAAACTACTGGACCCCCAATCCCGCATTAACCCCCGAAAGTAATATCACCCGTGAAGCGGGCTTTGGCTTACATTTTGATTCTCTGCTGACGGATAAGGATTCAGTTAAATTCAAAACCAGCTATTTTGCGATTGATGCTGAAAACCGCATTACCAGTGATGTTAGTCGCACGATTTCTCAGTATATTAATATCCCGCGTAGCAAAAGCTGGGGATGGGATGCCTCATTGGATTATCAAAACCCGTGGTTTGACTGGACACTGGCCTATAACCGCACCCGAGGTATCAATCTCGAAACCCGCAAATATATTAACAGCATCAATCCAGATACGGTCACCAGCCGCCTGAATATCCCTATCGCCCAGACAGGTCTAAGCGCGGGCTGGGTCGCGACGATGGTCGCCAACACCCACTTTATGAAAAACAATGATGCTCAGCAGATGTCAGGAGAACCCTATAAGTCGCAAAACGGCTATACCCTACATGATTTTTATCTGAGTTATGGTGGGCAAGGTGCCTTTAAAGGCGTCACCACTTCAGCCGTACTGAGTAATGCTTTCAACAAAGAACACTACTCACCACAAGAACTCCCCCAAGATGGGCGCAATGCTAAACTACTGATGAGCTACCAGTGGTGATCAAGGGGATGTTACATCTCACCTTAAATAGTATCTGAACAAGCATAAGGTGGCAGATACCCCCGCCACCTTATGCAATTAACTGGAGCAGGAAATTTCCAGATGTTTGCCCCAATCGGGCGGTAACGCCGCCAGATCATCAAACTCAGGTTGATCGGCAAAAGGGTGCTGCAATGCCTGATGCAAACGCTGTAACGGCTGAATATCGTCCTTTTCAGCATGATCAATCGCCAACTGTGCCAAATAATTTCGCAGTATATATTTAGGATTAACCGCTTTCATTGCGTGCTGGCGCTGTGCATCGTCAACCGACTCTTGTTGCAAACGGGCGCGATAGCGGCTGTACCAACTGTCAAAACCGGCTCTGTCGACAAAATCATCCCGCAATGGCGATTGTGCCGAGTGGATTTCAACCTCACTCAACAGACGGAATGTGCGGGTATAATCTCGCCCCTCTCTGATCATCAAACTCAATAACTCCGTCAGCAGGTCGTTATCCTGATCGCCGCTGTCGAAGAGACCTAATTTGGCGCGCATCTGCTGACCATAAGCCGCCATAAGCTCTGGCTCATAAGCATTCAGCGCTAGCTGCAATTGTTCCACCGACATTAACCCAGAGAGCGCTTGCCCTAGCCGGTGCAGGTTCCACAGTGCGACCGCTGGTTGATTATCAAAAGCATAACGCCCTTGGTGATCGGAGTGATTGCAGATATATCCGGGGACATAATCATCAAGGAAACCAAATGGGCCATAGTCCATGGTGATGCCAAGAATCGACATATTATCGGTATTCATCACCCCATGGGCAAAACCCACCGTTTGCCAATGCGCCATTAAGCGTGCAGTGCGTTTTACCACATCGGTAAACCAGAGTAGGTACTGTTCCGTATGACCGACAAACTGCGGCCAGTGGCGTGCAATAACATAGTCGGCCAGTTGCTTGACTTGCTCTGGCTGCTGCCGATAGTAGAAGTGCTCAAAATGACCGAAGCGCACATGGCTCTCAGCCACCCGCAGCAACATCGCCCCGCGATCCGGTTGCTCGCGATAAACCGGGTGGTGACTGGTCACGATGGTCAAGGCACGGCTGGTAGGTATCCCCAGATGGTGCAAGGCTTCGGAAGCCAAAAACTCTCTGACCACCGAGCGCAATACGGCGCGCCCATCCCCCATACGCGAATAGGGTGTTAAGCCCGCCCCTTTCAAGTGCCAATCCATACTGCGACCGTCACTCAACTGTTGTTCTCCCAGCAAAATACCGCGGCCATCACCAAGCTGCCCCGCCCACACACCAAACTGGTGACCGCTGTAGACCTGTGCCAGCGGCTCCATGCCCGGTAACAGTGTCTCACCCGCCCATACCGCCGCTTTCGGGCCGCTAAACCAACTGGCATCCAGCCCCAGTTCTTGCGCCAATGGCTCACTGTGATAGAGCAGATGCGCCCCTTTTAATGGCGTTGGCTGCAAATGCGTATAGAAGCCGCTCAGCTGTTGACCATAGCTATTTTTAAATTGCGGGGCGTTATCCGCGCCAGTCGCGTCATCAGGTAACATTAGCGTAATACCTCCGCCAGCCAGTGGCGAACTTGCAGCAAATCAGCTTGTGACTCAGGGAAATCATCACTCAATTGCTGGCAGACGGCATTGATGGCTACAGGGCGATAAGTCGCGCCCTGTAGCCGCTCGGCTAGCGCCTCCAGCGGTGCTGGATTCAAGCTGTCGGTGAATATTTGACAGCGATCAATAGCCCCATGTACTACATCAAAATGTAGATCAATCCCGCCCCAAACAAAGCGAGTATCGACTAAATGGCTAAAGGCCGGAGCTTGACCAAAGTTCCATTCCCAAGTGCTCTGTTTGGCAAATTGCTCGGTGAAACCGGGAAGGTCCGGCAATGCTTGTGGGGAGATGATCTCTGCGGCGACCTTTTCATCGTAATAATCGAAAAATGCCTGCTCAATAGCGGCACAAATCTGCGGGTGGTCAATGCCCGGCAACAACTCCACCAGATTGGTGACTCGGGAACGCACTGAGGTAATCCCTTTGGCCTGTAATTTTTTCGGATCGGGATTAAGGTAATCCGCCAGACGATTCAGATCAGCACTCAGCAATAGTGTGCCGTGATGAAAGCCACGATCTTTGGTCTCTTTGTAAGCGGAGCCCGAGACTTTGCGCTCGCCATCCTCCTTAACCACCACCAAGTCATTGCGGCCAGAGGCGGTAGCCTGAATCCCCAGCGAAGCCAGAGCATTGAGAATAATTTGAGTTGATAGAGTTTTATCATATTCTGGCTTACCGGCCATAAAGGTGAAGCAGGTATTGCCCAAGTCATGGAATACCGCCCCGCCGCCACTGCTGCGCCGTGCCAGTTTCACGCCATCTTGTTCCATGCGCCGTGTATTACACTCTTTCCATGGATTCTGAGCACGACCGATGACCACGGTATTGGCGTTTCGCCATAAAAACAGCACCCGTTGATCCGGGGACATTTGACGAAAAATGCACTCTTCTACGGCCAGATTAAACCAAGGATCATAAGAATCAGAAATGAGTAAGCGAAGGGATGACATAAACGCGGCTCCGAACCAGAATAATCAGCCACTAAGATAACATAACCTACCGTGATATCTTCAGGTTCAGCCTATCGATTCAATACCCTATTTAGATACGGCGCGCTTGCCAGTAGACACGTTTCCAGTACACATTTTCCAGTGATGAGCGGATAACGCCTTTGCTTGTTGAGGCATGGATAAATTCGTCATTGGTATCGTAAATACCCACATGTAGCCCATTCTGACCACTGCCGGTTTTGAAGAACACTAAGTCACCGGGCATCAGATCATCACGGGAGACTTTCGTGCCTAATGAGGTTTGTGCTGCTGTCGTGCGAGGTAATTGCATATCAAAACGATCGCGGAAGGTGCGGTAAACAAATCCAGAACAATCAACGCCACTTTGATCCAACCCGCCATTTCGGTACGGCGTGCCTTCCCATTGACGTAATTGCTCATTCAGTTTGGCAACCACCACAATAGAATCAGACAAGTGACCACTTGGTGCCGGTGCATGACTGCTACAGCCAGCAAGAATCATGCTGATCAGAAAGATCCAGAAACGCATCCGCATCGATATTCCACCTAGGGTAAGGCTTAGCCAATTCACCGGACAGCGAGCTATTCGGCGCTATATCTGGCTAGCAAGAGGCACCAGTAGGGTTAATTTAGCTATCGAGGTTGGAAAAAACAAGCTATATGAATGAGATAATAGATTTAAGCGCCTTTTATTGGCTTTGTACTGATCAGCCAGATACCCAGCAGAATAAACCCCGCCCCCACGGTTTTTAGCAAGGTAGCGGATTCATTAAACCAAGGCAGTAATACGGCGGCCAAATAAACCAGCGCATAACTGAGGCTCAGTAATGGGTAAGCGCGATTAAGCGGCAAATATCTTAACGCGAAAAACCAGCACAACATGGATAAGGCATACCCTGCCAGCCCGCAGATGACGGCCATTAATTGGGTTAGGTGCTGGGCTAAAAACACGCCATTAATGTCAGCCAATGACATTAATGGCGTATGCATCATGCCCCATTTCAGCATTAATTGGGCAATAGTCACCAATACGACACTGCCGACTCCCCACAGATACCCTTTCATCAGCGCCAACTTATTAACAGGATGCCAAACATAATGGCGGCAATCCCCAACCAGTGACGGGAGGTTGCCTTTTCGCCATAAAATAGCTGTGCGGCCAAAGTAACCAGCACGAAATTAAAGCTGAGTAACGGATAGGCCACACTCAGTGGTAGATGTTGCAATAAACGTAACCACAGCAACATCCCCAACCCAAGCAGCATGACTGCGACGGCAAGCCAGCGCAGTGTCGGGGCCAACCGCGCTTCATGCGGCCGATCCCAACATTGCGCTGCTTGTTTCTGACACAATTGGCCCGCACAGGTCAATAAACTGACCATAACCAATAGCAGGTAACTGGTCATTGCGTTTTTTTGTACCACAAAAGTGCTAGGCGATTCATCAGGTTAACCTTATCTGCTGCCGGTAAATAGGCCGGAATGGCTTCATCTTGGGATAATTGCACCACCAAAGAGACATCACCCTGCTGCCTTGCATTCGCCAGCCATTGGCTAAAATCTGCACCACCGACGAACTGGTTTTTACTGTCGGCATAGTTCAGCCCGTAAGTCAGCTCGCCCTTCTCACTGAGCATCAGTATATCGCTACGTTTCAGCTCCCATGCTAATCCCGCAGCGACACCGACACTGTCGGTAAGCACATAGC comes from Yersinia mollaretii ATCC 43969 and encodes:
- a CDS encoding 3-deoxy-7-phosphoheptulonate synthase encodes the protein MHKTDELRTARIDSLITPQQLAEKLPISEAIADNVTASRKRIEKILTGEDPRLLVVVGPCSIHDLDAAIDYATRLNVLRARYQDRLEIVMRTYFEKPRTVVGWKGLISDPALDGSCQVNLGIEMARRLLLSVNELGLPTATEFLDMVTGQYIADLISWGAIGARTTESQIHREMASALSCPVGFKNGTDGNTRIAIDAIRAAQASHMFLSPDKHGQMTIYQTSGNPHGHIIMRGGKTPNYGAADIAAACDSLREFDLPEHLVVDFSHGNCQKMHRRQLEVAADIGQQIRAGSTAIVGVMAESFLIEGTQKIVAGQPLTYGQSITDPCLNWADTEQLLSLLADAVSSRF
- a CDS encoding lipoate--protein ligase A, with the protein product MSSLRLLISDSYDPWFNLAVEECIFRQMSPDQRVLFLWRNANTVVIGRAQNPWKECNTRRMEQDGVKLARRSSGGGAVFHDLGNTCFTFMAGKPEYDKTLSTQIILNALASLGIQATASGRNDLVVVKEDGERKVSGSAYKETKDRGFHHGTLLLSADLNRLADYLNPDPKKLQAKGITSVRSRVTNLVELLPGIDHPQICAAIEQAFFDYYDEKVAAEIISPQALPDLPGFTEQFAKQSTWEWNFGQAPAFSHLVDTRFVWGGIDLHFDVVHGAIDRCQIFTDSLNPAPLEALAERLQGATYRPVAINAVCQQLSDDFPESQADLLQVRHWLAEVLR
- the arnF gene encoding 4-amino-4-deoxy-L-arabinose-phosphoundecaprenol flippase subunit ArnF produces the protein MKGYLWGVGSVVLVTIAQLMLKWGMMHTPLMSLADINGVFLAQHLTQLMAVICGLAGYALSMLCWFFALRYLPLNRAYPLLSLSYALVYLAAVLLPWFNESATLLKTVGAGFILLGIWLISTKPIKGA
- the hemP gene encoding hemin uptake protein HemP — encoded protein: MSNAIYPFQATNSTTDDPSALLPLSCINSEQLLGQHDVVTINHQGQLYYLRQTKAGKLILTK
- a CDS encoding TonB-dependent hemoglobin/transferrin/lactoferrin family receptor, translated to MSRFFRLSSSSLAITLALSPLATARPAAESQNDTLVVTTQRPATDSFSTPGTLTVIDASLPQKQTATTAAEMLQSLPGVNVTGAGRTNGQNVNIRGYDQYGVLVLMDGIRQGISGTNINGTFIDPALVKQVSVIRSPSTSLFGSGAMGGVIAFQTVDAADLLAEDQDLGFRISNYSASAYQSQGAAVSVFGRTDNLDGLIALSKRKVGDIRQSNGYDAPNDEDVNNLLLKGTAYLAEGQSVTTGLRYYNNRAQQPKMANQSQPNPRMNPMMERLTRQRDADLTYRLQPQHLDWLDFTTKVYYSEINISDHVSARDYGNRKQATAGIKLENRSALFTDSPAAHLLTYGAESYHQQQAPQGLVGSFPPAKVGFASGWLQDEITLRHLPVTLLAGTRFDRYNNSRVGFADREAKKWSTRGAVTVNPTDWFLLFGAYSQAFRTPTLAEFYNNSNHFWTNYWTPNPALTPESNITREAGFGLHFDSLLTDKDSVKFKTSYFAIDAENRITSDVSRTISQYINIPRSKSWGWDASLDYQNPWFDWTLAYNRTRGINLETRKYINSINPDTVTSRLNIPIAQTGLSAGWVATMVANTHFMKNNDAQQMSGEPYKSQNGYTLHDFYLSYGGQGAFKGVTTSAVLSNAFNKEHYSPQELPQDGRNAKLLMSYQW
- the arnE gene encoding 4-amino-4-deoxy-L-arabinose-phosphoundecaprenol flippase subunit ArnE, with amino-acid sequence MTSYLLLVMVSLLTCAGQLCQKQAAQCWDRPHEARLAPTLRWLAVAVMLLGLGMLLWLRLLQHLPLSVAYPLLSFNFVLVTLAAQLFYGEKATSRHWLGIAAIMFGILLISWR
- a CDS encoding protein adenylyltransferase SelO, whose protein sequence is MLPDDATGADNAPQFKNSYGQQLSGFYTHLQPTPLKGAHLLYHSEPLAQELGLDASWFSGPKAAVWAGETLLPGMEPLAQVYSGHQFGVWAGQLGDGRGILLGEQQLSDGRSMDWHLKGAGLTPYSRMGDGRAVLRSVVREFLASEALHHLGIPTSRALTIVTSHHPVYREQPDRGAMLLRVAESHVRFGHFEHFYYRQQPEQVKQLADYVIARHWPQFVGHTEQYLLWFTDVVKRTARLMAHWQTVGFAHGVMNTDNMSILGITMDYGPFGFLDDYVPGYICNHSDHQGRYAFDNQPAVALWNLHRLGQALSGLMSVEQLQLALNAYEPELMAAYGQQMRAKLGLFDSGDQDNDLLTELLSLMIREGRDYTRTFRLLSEVEIHSAQSPLRDDFVDRAGFDSWYSRYRARLQQESVDDAQRQHAMKAVNPKYILRNYLAQLAIDHAEKDDIQPLQRLHQALQHPFADQPEFDDLAALPPDWGKHLEISCSS
- the ppsR gene encoding posphoenolpyruvate synthetase regulatory kinase/phosphorylase PpsR; this translates as MERSVFYISDGTAITAEVLGHAVLSQFPVKATTFTLPFVESAARAQEVCQKINQIYQETGVRPLVFYSIISPEVRELIQHSEGFCQDIVQALVAPLQGELGVSPQPVLNRTHGLTESNLGKYDARIAAIDYALAHDDGISLRNLDQAQVILLGVSRCGKTPTSLYLAMQFGIRAANYPFIADDMDNLQLPAALKPFQHKLFGLTINPERLAAIREERRENSRYASLRQCRMEVGEVEALFRKNQIRYLNSTNYSVEEISTKILDILGMSRRMF
- a CDS encoding NlpC/P60 family protein produces the protein MRMRFWIFLISMILAGCSSHAPAPSGHLSDSIVVVAKLNEQLRQWEGTPYRNGGLDQSGVDCSGFVYRTFRDRFDMQLPRTTAAQTSLGTKVSRDDLMPGDLVFFKTGSGQNGLHVGIYDTNDEFIHASTSKGVIRSSLENVYWKRVYWQARRI